A portion of the Terriglobales bacterium genome contains these proteins:
- the rplD gene encoding 50S ribosomal protein L4, with protein sequence MAKVDVLDLNGKKVGSFELADEVFGVINEDLLWEAVQHYRAAQRAGTHATKNKKLVSGSGKKLWKQKGTGRARVGSIRSPLWRHGGTVHGPQPRSYDYQFPKKKLLGALRSALASKLSDGKLTVVESLEVLSGKTKEMRKALDTLGVEKTSLLVANLNPENRQHSRNLYLSSRNLDGVELVAGHEVHPYHLLRYDRAIFSRPAIEQLQETLKKTVSKRQKAEVA encoded by the coding sequence ATGGCAAAAGTTGACGTTTTAGATCTGAACGGCAAGAAAGTCGGCAGCTTCGAGCTGGCAGATGAGGTCTTCGGCGTAATTAACGAAGACTTGCTGTGGGAGGCGGTGCAGCACTATCGTGCGGCTCAGCGCGCAGGTACGCATGCCACCAAGAACAAGAAGCTGGTTTCAGGTTCGGGCAAGAAGCTGTGGAAGCAGAAAGGCACCGGACGTGCCCGAGTGGGTTCGATCCGCTCGCCTCTTTGGCGCCACGGCGGAACCGTTCACGGACCTCAGCCGCGCAGCTACGATTATCAGTTTCCCAAAAAGAAACTGCTGGGCGCTTTGCGCTCTGCGCTCGCGAGCAAGCTCTCTGACGGCAAGTTAACGGTCGTCGAAAGCCTCGAAGTGCTCTCCGGCAAAACCAAAGAGATGCGCAAGGCCCTGGATACACTGGGAGTCGAAAAGACTTCGCTGCTGGTGGCCAACCTGAATCCGGAAAACCGCCAGCACAGCCGCAATCTCTATCTGAGCTCGCGGAATCTGGATGGCGTCGAACTCGTGGCCGGACACGAAGTCCATCCTTATCATCTGCTGCGCTATGACCGCGCCATCTTCTCGCGCCCGGCGATCGAGCAGTTGCAGGAGACGCTCAAGAAGACCGTCTCCAAGCGGCAGAAGGCGGAGGTGGCCTAG
- the rplW gene encoding 50S ribosomal protein L23, which yields MKSAYEIIRRPVVTEKAERAKEFDPKAAKDKTSRKKEATSGQLVFEVAAKATKTEIKQAVQQVFKVKVEDVRTANFHGKERRRGKFAGHRPDWKKAYVRLKVGEKMPEYADNA from the coding sequence GTGAAATCTGCATACGAGATCATCCGCCGTCCCGTAGTCACGGAAAAGGCCGAGCGCGCGAAAGAGTTCGATCCTAAGGCGGCGAAGGACAAGACTTCGCGCAAGAAGGAAGCTACCTCCGGCCAGTTGGTATTCGAAGTGGCTGCCAAGGCGACCAAGACTGAAATCAAGCAGGCCGTGCAGCAGGTGTTTAAAGTGAAAGTGGAGGACGTTCGCACTGCGAACTTCCACGGCAAAGAACGCCGCCGCGGCAAATTCGCCGGACACCGTCCGGATTGGAAGAAGGCATACGTTCGCCTCAAAGTAGGCGAGAAGATGCCGGAATACGCGGATAACGCGTAG
- the rplC gene encoding 50S ribosomal protein L3, whose product MVSGILGKKVGMTQLFDDRGEIRPITVLQAGPCVITQRKNAARDGYDAVQIGLIEFVKGKRVTKAMQGHFGKHNLPPVKFMKEVAVTTPGEAGEKQAKGENPAAETNGQVKVGDKVLVDIFQDEKFVDVTGTSKGRGFAGVVRRHHFGGGPKSHGHMFQVQGSIGASSFPSRTFPGQRMSGHMGVDQCTVRNLRILGIDLEDNLLMVEGAVPGPKGGYVVINKAKQPPRERRGFAGATTVDPLKAAKKAAAGKAKK is encoded by the coding sequence ATGGTTTCAGGAATTCTAGGAAAGAAAGTCGGCATGACGCAGCTCTTCGACGATAGGGGCGAGATTCGTCCTATTACAGTGCTGCAGGCTGGCCCGTGCGTGATCACGCAGCGCAAGAATGCCGCGCGTGATGGCTACGACGCTGTGCAGATCGGACTCATCGAGTTCGTGAAAGGGAAGCGCGTCACCAAGGCGATGCAGGGACACTTTGGCAAGCATAATCTGCCGCCGGTGAAATTCATGAAGGAAGTCGCAGTCACGACTCCCGGCGAAGCAGGTGAGAAGCAAGCGAAAGGCGAGAATCCCGCAGCCGAAACCAACGGACAAGTCAAAGTTGGTGACAAGGTTCTGGTCGATATCTTCCAGGACGAAAAGTTTGTCGATGTAACCGGCACGAGCAAGGGACGCGGATTCGCGGGCGTTGTTCGCCGCCACCACTTCGGCGGTGGTCCTAAATCGCACGGACACATGTTCCAAGTGCAGGGTTCGATCGGCGCATCGTCGTTTCCGTCGCGCACCTTCCCTGGCCAGCGCATGTCCGGCCACATGGGGGTCGATCAGTGCACCGTTCGCAATCTGCGCATCCTGGGTATCGATCTTGAAGACAACCTGCTGATGGTCGAAGGCGCAGTGCCCGGTCCCAAAGGCGGATACGTTGTGATCAACAAGGCCAAGCAGCCGCCGCGTGAGCGTCGTGGATTCGCGGGCGCGACTACGGTCGATCCTCTGAAGGCCGCGAAGAAGGCCGCTGCCGGAAAGGCCAAGAAATAG
- the rplB gene encoding 50S ribosomal protein L2 has protein sequence MPIKTYRPLTPSLRFKTTLVNDEITTNRPHKALTEIKLRTGGRRNSGDLTSWHRGGGHKRKVRIIDFKRDKAGVPATVASIEYDPNRSARIALLSYADGEKRYILQPVGLQVGQKIVSGPEADILVGNALPLRNIPAGTTVHNIELKPGKGAQMVRSAGGAAQLVAKEGDYALIKLPSGETRKILIDCMATIGQVGNTDHENVSIGKAGRKRWLGRRPVNRGVAMNPVDHPHGGGEGKTSGGRHPVTPWGQPTRGYKTRNNKRTDKFIVARRSK, from the coding sequence ATGCCGATTAAGACATACAGACCGCTTACTCCGTCGCTGCGTTTCAAGACCACGCTGGTTAACGACGAGATCACGACTAACCGTCCGCACAAGGCGTTGACCGAGATCAAGCTGCGCACCGGTGGGCGCCGCAACTCGGGAGACTTGACGAGCTGGCATCGTGGCGGAGGACATAAGCGCAAGGTCCGCATCATCGACTTCAAGCGCGACAAGGCTGGCGTTCCGGCGACTGTCGCCTCGATCGAATACGATCCCAACCGCTCCGCGCGTATCGCTTTGCTGTCGTACGCCGATGGCGAGAAGCGCTACATCCTGCAGCCCGTGGGATTGCAGGTTGGGCAGAAAATCGTGAGCGGGCCAGAGGCTGACATCCTCGTCGGCAATGCCCTGCCGTTGCGCAATATCCCAGCCGGCACGACGGTGCACAACATCGAGCTGAAGCCCGGTAAAGGCGCGCAGATGGTGCGCTCGGCGGGCGGCGCCGCTCAGTTGGTCGCGAAAGAAGGCGACTACGCGCTGATCAAGCTGCCTTCCGGTGAGACGCGCAAGATCCTCATCGACTGCATGGCGACGATTGGGCAGGTAGGCAACACCGACCATGAGAACGTCTCGATCGGCAAGGCCGGTCGTAAGCGCTGGCTGGGACGTCGTCCGGTGAACCGCGGTGTGGCGATGAACCCGGTCGATCACCCGCACGGTGGTGGTGAAGGCAAGACCTCCGGCGGACGTCATCCTGTGACTCCGTGGGGACAGCCCACACGCGGATACAAGACGCGCAATAACAAGCGCACTGACAAATTCATTGTGGCGCGGAGAAGCAAATAG
- the rpsJ gene encoding 30S ribosomal protein S10 → MVGQRIRIRLKAYDYRVLDQSTGEIVETARRTGAQVAGPIPLPTIKNKYCVLRSPHVDKKSREAFEIRTHKRLLDILDPTQQTVDALMKLDLPAGVDVEIKAFGK, encoded by the coding sequence ATGGTAGGACAACGAATACGCATCCGGTTGAAGGCTTATGACTACCGCGTTCTTGACCAGTCAACTGGAGAGATCGTGGAAACAGCACGTCGCACCGGAGCGCAGGTAGCAGGACCGATCCCGCTGCCGACGATCAAGAACAAGTACTGCGTGCTGCGTTCGCCGCACGTCGATAAGAAATCCCGCGAGGCCTTCGAGATTCGCACGCACAAGCGGCTGCTCGACATCCTCGATCCCACGCAGCAGACGGTCGATGCATTGATGAAGCTCGACCTGCCCGCAGGTGTGGATGTTGAGATCAAGGCGTTCGGCAAGTAA
- the tuf gene encoding elongation factor Tu yields the protein MAKEKFDRSKPHVNVGTIGHIDHGKTTLTAAITKVLSKHNPKIQFRSFDSIDNAPEERERGITIATAHVEYETPNRHYAHVDCPGHADYIKNMITGAAQMDGAILVVAATDGPMPQTKEHVLLARQVGVPYIVVFLNKCDAVEDPELIDLVEVEVRELLNKYQFPGDNLPVIRGSALGALNGEAKWEKTIDELMEAVDKNVPLPARDVDKPFLMPIEDIFSISGRGTVVTGRIERGKVKVGEEVEIVGFRETRKTVVTGVEMFKKQLDEGMAGDNAGLLLRGTAKEDVERGMVLAKPGSITPHTKFKAEVYVLTKEEGGRHTPFFKGYRPQFYFRTTDVTGVAELPAGTEMVMPGDNVALVIELITPVAMEKGLRFAIREGGRTVGAGTISEILA from the coding sequence ATGGCGAAAGAGAAATTTGACCGCAGCAAGCCGCACGTGAACGTGGGCACGATTGGGCATATCGATCACGGCAAGACGACGTTGACGGCCGCGATCACGAAGGTGCTCTCGAAGCACAACCCGAAGATCCAGTTCCGCTCGTTTGATTCGATCGATAACGCTCCTGAAGAGCGCGAGCGCGGAATCACGATCGCGACCGCGCACGTCGAGTACGAGACGCCGAATCGGCACTATGCGCACGTCGACTGCCCGGGCCACGCCGACTACATCAAGAACATGATCACCGGCGCGGCACAGATGGACGGCGCCATCTTAGTCGTGGCGGCGACCGATGGTCCGATGCCACAGACGAAGGAGCACGTGCTGCTCGCTCGTCAAGTTGGCGTGCCGTACATCGTGGTGTTTCTCAATAAGTGCGATGCGGTTGAAGATCCTGAGCTGATCGATCTGGTGGAAGTCGAAGTTCGCGAACTGCTGAATAAGTATCAGTTCCCGGGCGACAACTTGCCGGTCATTCGCGGCTCAGCGCTTGGAGCGCTCAATGGCGAAGCCAAGTGGGAAAAGACGATCGACGAGCTGATGGAAGCCGTCGATAAGAATGTACCGCTGCCAGCGCGTGATGTGGACAAGCCATTCCTGATGCCGATCGAAGATATCTTCTCGATCTCAGGCCGTGGAACTGTGGTTACCGGCCGAATCGAGCGCGGCAAGGTGAAGGTCGGCGAGGAAGTGGAAATCGTCGGTTTCCGTGAGACCAGAAAGACGGTCGTAACCGGAGTCGAGATGTTCAAGAAGCAGCTCGACGAAGGCATGGCCGGCGACAACGCCGGACTGTTGCTCCGCGGGACTGCGAAAGAAGACGTGGAGCGCGGCATGGTGCTGGCGAAGCCTGGATCGATCACGCCCCACACCAAGTTCAAAGCTGAAGTCTACGTGCTGACCAAGGAAGAAGGTGGACGTCATACGCCGTTCTTCAAAGGTTATCGTCCACAGTTCTACTTCAGAACGACGGACGTAACCGGAGTAGCCGAACTGCCCGCCGGAACAGAGATGGTGATGCCCGGCGACAACGTGGCACTGGTGATCGAGCTGATCACGCCGGTAGCTATGGAGAAGGGACTCAGGTTCGCGATCCGCGAAGGCGGCCGAACTGTGGGTGCAGGAACGATTAGCGAAATCCTCGCTTAG
- the rpsS gene encoding 30S ribosomal protein S19, with amino-acid sequence MARSTKKGPFIDGHLMVKIETMNRSNDKKVVRTWSRRSTIHPDMVGHTIAVHNGRKFIPVYISENMVGHKLGEFSQTRNFKGHSVKAAATETAAKPAPAPSAR; translated from the coding sequence ATGGCGAGAAGCACAAAAAAAGGTCCATTCATCGACGGTCACCTGATGGTCAAGATCGAAACGATGAACCGCTCGAACGATAAGAAAGTCGTGCGCACGTGGTCGCGGCGTTCGACGATTCACCCGGATATGGTCGGACACACCATCGCCGTGCACAACGGACGCAAGTTCATTCCGGTGTACATCTCGGAGAACATGGTCGGCCACAAGCTGGGCGAGTTCAGCCAGACGCGCAACTTTAAAGGACACTCGGTGAAAGCGGCTGCAACTGAAACCGCCGCGAAGCCGGCACCGGCACCGTCGGCTAGATAG
- the rplV gene encoding 50S ribosomal protein L22 produces MNFAEQEYRAEARFQRVSPQKARLVLDLIKGQQVEQAMNTLLFTKKGIAPAIGKLLRSAIENANYVSQEKGADVDVDQLYVKRAIANDAPRMKRIRPAPMGRAYRYQRRMAHIEIAVAERLRAGANGAATVVGEETGTTAKRRAPRKAAKKKSASKKATAKG; encoded by the coding sequence ATGAATTTTGCAGAACAGGAATACAGAGCCGAAGCGCGCTTCCAGAGAGTCTCTCCGCAGAAGGCGCGCCTGGTGCTGGACCTGATTAAAGGCCAGCAGGTAGAGCAGGCGATGAACACTCTGCTCTTTACCAAAAAGGGAATTGCTCCCGCCATCGGCAAGCTTTTGCGGTCGGCGATTGAGAATGCGAACTATGTGAGCCAGGAAAAGGGCGCTGACGTCGATGTCGATCAGCTGTATGTGAAGCGGGCAATCGCGAATGACGCGCCGCGTATGAAGCGTATCCGTCCGGCACCGATGGGACGCGCGTACCGCTATCAGCGACGCATGGCGCACATCGAGATCGCTGTGGCCGAGCGTCTGCGCGCTGGAGCCAATGGCGCTGCCACAGTAGTCGGCGAAGAAACTGGAACGACGGCGAAGCGGCGCGCTCCACGCAAAGCGGCGAAGAAGAAATCCGCCTCGAAGAAAGCGACGGCGAAAGGATAG